A single genomic interval of Alteromonas sp. CI.11.F.A3 harbors:
- a CDS encoding proline--tRNA ligase translates to MRTSQYLLATQKETPADAEVISHQLMLRAGMIRKLASGLYTWLPSGLRVLNKVANIVREEMNKAGGVEVLMPVVQPADLWEESGRWEEYGPELLRIKDRHQRDFVLGPTHEEVITSLVRNEISSYKQLPINLYQIQTKFRDEVRPRFGIMRGREFTMKDAYSFHLDDTCLDKTYQTMYEAYGNIFNRMGLDYRAVIADSGSIGGNHSHEFHVLAESGEDAIAFASDSDYAANVEMAATAMPEKQQASGAAAEVVSGKDSDSALSIYVVKGETEEENTTEQWVVLVLRAEHALNDVKAEKVAGVASPLVIASEEKATEILGVHPAFVNPNDITLPMHVDFSAAALADFICGAGENGQIMKNANWTVDLQTADLRNIVAGDASPDGNGTIEIKRGIEVGHIFQLGSKYSEAMNCGVLSETGKHQTLTMGCYGIGVSRIVAAAIEQNHDKYGIMWPDPIAPFKIALIPMNMHKSHRIKEAAEALYEQLIALGIDVLFDDRKERPGVMFNDMELIGIPHSIVIGERNLDNQQIEYKNRRTGEKQLLDLDSAKDFVVSL, encoded by the coding sequence ATGCGCACTAGTCAATATTTACTTGCCACGCAGAAAGAAACTCCGGCCGATGCTGAGGTTATCAGCCACCAGTTAATGTTACGTGCTGGTATGATAAGAAAACTGGCTTCAGGCCTTTACACATGGTTGCCTTCCGGGCTTCGCGTGCTGAATAAAGTGGCAAACATCGTTCGTGAAGAGATGAACAAAGCAGGCGGTGTAGAAGTGTTAATGCCCGTGGTTCAACCTGCTGATTTGTGGGAAGAGTCTGGACGATGGGAAGAGTACGGCCCAGAATTACTGCGCATTAAAGACCGCCACCAGCGAGACTTTGTGTTAGGTCCTACACATGAAGAAGTGATCACATCGTTAGTCAGAAACGAAATCAGTAGTTACAAACAACTGCCTATCAATCTTTATCAAATTCAAACTAAATTCCGTGATGAAGTACGCCCTCGTTTTGGCATTATGCGTGGACGTGAATTCACCATGAAAGACGCCTATAGCTTTCACTTAGACGATACGTGTTTAGATAAAACGTACCAAACAATGTATGAAGCCTATGGCAATATCTTTAACCGCATGGGCTTAGACTACCGTGCTGTTATTGCCGACTCGGGTTCAATTGGTGGAAACCATTCCCATGAGTTCCACGTACTTGCCGAGTCTGGTGAAGATGCAATTGCCTTTGCGAGTGACAGTGACTATGCCGCAAACGTTGAAATGGCCGCAACAGCAATGCCAGAAAAACAACAAGCTTCAGGCGCAGCAGCTGAAGTAGTAAGTGGCAAAGATTCTGATAGCGCGCTTAGCATTTATGTTGTTAAAGGCGAAACAGAGGAAGAAAATACAACCGAACAATGGGTAGTATTAGTGTTGCGCGCAGAACACGCGCTTAACGATGTTAAGGCAGAAAAAGTAGCTGGCGTAGCCAGTCCGCTTGTTATAGCTAGTGAAGAAAAAGCCACTGAAATTTTAGGCGTTCACCCAGCTTTCGTTAACCCTAATGATATTACATTGCCAATGCATGTCGATTTTAGTGCCGCTGCACTTGCCGATTTCATATGTGGTGCCGGCGAAAATGGCCAAATCATGAAAAATGCAAACTGGACTGTCGATTTACAAACAGCTGATTTACGTAACATTGTAGCTGGTGACGCTTCACCAGACGGCAATGGTACTATTGAAATAAAGCGCGGTATTGAAGTGGGCCACATTTTCCAACTGGGTAGCAAATACTCAGAAGCGATGAATTGTGGTGTACTAAGCGAAACTGGCAAGCATCAAACCCTAACCATGGGATGCTATGGAATTGGCGTTTCACGTATTGTTGCGGCAGCTATTGAACAAAACCATGATAAATACGGCATTATGTGGCCTGATCCAATTGCGCCTTTTAAAATTGCATTAATTCCAATGAATATGCACAAATCTCACCGCATTAAAGAAGCGGCTGAGGCACTTTATGAACAACTGATTGCGTTGGGTATAGACGTATTATTTGACGATCGTAAAGAACGCCCAGGTGTGATGTTTAATGATATGGAATTAATTGGCATACCTCATAGTATTGTTATCGGTGAGAGAAACCTCGACAATCAACAAATTGAGTACAAAAACCGCCGTACAGGTGAAAAGCAATTACTAGATTTAGATTCGGCTAAAGACTTTGTTGTTAGTCTTTAA
- a CDS encoding methyl-accepting chemotaxis protein produces the protein MFNYTSISRLVITPVLASLCLLVFLNAASIYKSFSLLNSFESLEHTLVQAERDVNATLNTFKTQVQEWKNTLLRGHNDDDREKYWSRFQKREAEIKQQFSQMLANPVVSDKAKADIRKFQTAHAFMAEKYREGYAAFIASGLDPKVGDSYVRGIDREPAKLLGSIADEIAHQSELAITDLKNGTRRMLWLILLAAIVLSLLSVVYVISRLRSQVINPTREVAACISNLATSQYDYPLTYSSGHELGILADSARALQSKLKNSVTQLHQTELEMERAFVALGDVGQSIMDGAVEQRDASLSLDATTDKLKGIVQNLVAITDQVAVATKNSEENVASCYSTFERANTGFKQLAKTVTESSDIVSDLQSRSKNILKVVNVINEIADQTNLLALNAAIEAARAGEHGRGFAVVADEVRALAAKTQQSTKEINDILSSFEAEARGAVLAMEEGKQLSDSNAAEAAIALQTLNNVVDDIKETASVVVALNEAADEQEAVLSQVESIIANVVASSDRYHKLAQRDDMAESMKSMSVNVEKVVNSLTR, from the coding sequence GTGTTCAATTATACCAGTATCAGTCGATTGGTAATTACCCCTGTGCTTGCGAGCTTATGTTTATTGGTTTTTCTAAACGCCGCATCCATCTACAAATCTTTCTCGCTGCTAAACAGTTTCGAATCACTAGAGCATACCCTTGTTCAGGCAGAGCGTGACGTTAACGCAACCTTAAATACCTTCAAAACCCAAGTTCAGGAGTGGAAAAATACATTGCTGAGAGGACACAACGACGACGATCGTGAAAAGTACTGGTCTCGTTTTCAAAAACGAGAAGCTGAGATAAAGCAACAATTTAGCCAAATGCTGGCAAACCCTGTAGTAAGCGACAAAGCCAAAGCGGATATTCGAAAATTCCAGACAGCGCACGCCTTTATGGCAGAAAAGTACAGAGAAGGTTATGCGGCTTTTATCGCATCGGGCCTAGACCCGAAAGTAGGGGATAGTTACGTTCGTGGTATCGACCGAGAGCCTGCAAAATTACTTGGAAGCATTGCTGATGAAATAGCACATCAATCTGAACTAGCCATTACTGATTTAAAAAACGGTACGCGCAGGATGTTGTGGCTCATTTTGCTTGCTGCTATTGTGCTGTCACTGCTATCTGTAGTTTATGTAATTAGTCGTCTTCGCTCTCAAGTGATTAACCCTACTCGTGAAGTAGCCGCGTGTATTTCTAACCTCGCTACTAGTCAATACGATTACCCGCTGACTTATTCAAGTGGACACGAGCTAGGCATTTTGGCTGACTCTGCCAGAGCATTACAAAGCAAGTTAAAAAACTCGGTTACCCAATTGCATCAAACTGAATTAGAAATGGAACGGGCTTTCGTTGCCCTTGGCGATGTAGGGCAATCAATTATGGATGGCGCGGTAGAGCAGCGCGATGCTTCACTATCGTTAGATGCCACCACTGATAAACTAAAAGGCATAGTACAGAACTTGGTTGCGATTACTGACCAAGTGGCTGTGGCTACCAAAAATTCAGAAGAGAACGTAGCGAGTTGCTATTCAACTTTTGAGCGTGCAAATACTGGGTTTAAACAACTAGCAAAAACAGTAACAGAGTCGAGTGATATTGTAAGCGACCTACAAAGCCGCAGTAAAAATATTCTCAAAGTGGTTAATGTAATTAACGAAATTGCCGATCAAACCAACTTATTAGCACTGAATGCTGCCATTGAAGCCGCTAGGGCAGGCGAGCATGGCAGAGGCTTTGCCGTGGTAGCAGATGAAGTGCGGGCGTTGGCAGCGAAAACACAGCAATCGACGAAAGAGATAAACGATATTCTTAGTAGTTTTGAAGCCGAAGCCCGTGGAGCCGTGTTGGCCATGGAAGAAGGTAAGCAGCTCTCAGACAGCAATGCGGCTGAAGCTGCTATTGCATTACAAACCCTGAATAATGTGGTTGATGATATTAAGGAAACGGCAAGCGTTGTGGTTGCCCTTAATGAAGCAGCTGACGAGCAAGAGGCAGTGTTATCGCAGGTGGAAAGTATTATTGCGAATGTGGTGGCATCGTCTGACCGCTATCATAAATTGGCGCAACGTGATGACATGGCTGAGTCGATGAAGAGTATGTCGGTCAATGTGGAAAAAGTGGTGAACAGTTTAACCCGCTAA
- the guaB gene encoding IMP dehydrogenase, with protein sequence MLRIIQEALTFDDVLLVPGHSTVLPHTAKLQTRLTRGVTLNIPMVSAAMDTVSEARLAIALAQEGGIGFIHKNMEPAQQAKHVREVKKYESGVVSDPVTVAKDATIGEVINLSKRLGYSGFPVTDHQNNLIGIVTGRDLRFEKRLELPISNVMTGKDDLVTVKEGASSDQVLDLMHEHRIEKILVVDDAFKLTGLITVKDFQKAENKPNACKDSLGRLRVGAAVSVGPGTDERIQLLVEAGVDVLLIDTSHGHSQGVIDRVKKVRTDYPDVQIIAGNVATGDGAKALADAGVDAVKVGIGPGSICTTRIVTGCGVPQITAVSDAVDALAGTDIPVIADGGIRFSGDIAKALAAGASCVMVGSMLAGTEEAPGEVELYQGRYFKSYRGMGSLGAMNQNHGSSDRYFQESNNAEKLVPEGIEGRVAYKGPIANIIHQQMGGLRSAMGLTGCGSIDELRTKAQFVRVTSAGMGESHVHDVSITKEAPNYRLG encoded by the coding sequence ATGCTACGAATCATCCAAGAAGCCCTGACGTTCGACGATGTGTTGCTGGTTCCCGGCCACTCGACAGTTCTTCCACATACTGCCAAACTTCAAACTCGTCTAACTCGTGGTGTCACGTTAAATATCCCTATGGTCTCTGCGGCGATGGATACCGTCTCTGAAGCACGCCTAGCGATTGCACTTGCTCAAGAGGGGGGCATCGGTTTTATTCACAAAAACATGGAACCTGCACAGCAGGCAAAACATGTTCGTGAAGTGAAAAAGTACGAAAGTGGCGTGGTATCAGACCCCGTTACGGTTGCTAAAGATGCCACAATCGGCGAAGTTATTAATCTTTCTAAGCGCCTTGGTTACTCTGGTTTCCCGGTAACCGACCATCAAAATAACCTCATTGGTATCGTTACTGGCCGTGATTTACGTTTTGAAAAACGTCTTGAGCTGCCTATTAGCAATGTTATGACAGGTAAAGACGACCTTGTTACTGTTAAAGAAGGTGCAAGTTCAGATCAAGTACTCGATCTTATGCATGAACACCGCATTGAAAAAATTCTTGTGGTAGATGATGCGTTCAAACTTACCGGTCTTATCACGGTTAAAGATTTCCAAAAAGCCGAAAACAAACCGAATGCCTGTAAAGATTCATTGGGTCGATTACGCGTAGGTGCAGCAGTTAGCGTTGGGCCAGGTACTGATGAGCGCATTCAACTTTTAGTTGAAGCCGGTGTAGATGTTTTACTTATCGATACCTCTCATGGTCATTCGCAAGGCGTTATTGACCGCGTTAAGAAAGTACGTACCGATTATCCTGATGTACAAATTATTGCAGGTAACGTTGCAACCGGTGATGGTGCAAAAGCACTGGCCGATGCAGGCGTTGATGCGGTTAAAGTAGGTATAGGCCCAGGTTCTATTTGTACTACCCGGATCGTTACCGGTTGTGGTGTACCACAAATTACCGCGGTATCTGATGCGGTAGATGCACTTGCAGGTACAGACATTCCGGTTATTGCCGATGGCGGTATTCGTTTCTCTGGTGATATCGCGAAAGCCCTAGCCGCTGGCGCAAGCTGCGTAATGGTAGGTAGCATGTTAGCGGGAACGGAAGAAGCGCCAGGTGAAGTTGAACTTTATCAAGGTCGTTACTTCAAATCGTACCGCGGTATGGGCTCACTAGGCGCAATGAACCAAAATCACGGTTCATCTGACCGTTACTTCCAAGAATCAAACAATGCAGAAAAACTTGTGCCTGAAGGTATTGAAGGTCGCGTAGCTTATAAAGGACCTATTGCGAATATCATCCATCAGCAAATGGGTGGGCTACGCTCTGCTATGGGGCTTACAGGCTGTGGCAGTATCGACGAACTTCGCACCAAAGCGCAGTTTGTTCGTGTTACTTCTGCTGGAATGGGCGAGTCGCACGTTCATGATGTTAGCATTACTAAAGAAGCGCCGAACTACCGTCTAGGTTAG
- a CDS encoding histone deacetylase: protein MIPLVFHPIYSQLSLPERHRFPIDKYQGIRNALSAHGVADNVFHTPSPFAVSELESHFDKDYVQQLTSGTLDKKAMRRIGFPWSDQLIERTLTAVAGTCLTAELAIKHGKALNLTGGYHHAFSDFGSGFCLFNDLFLAAKAMQKCDGIDNVLIIDFDVHQGDGTAKLAQYDNSIFTVSVHGEKNFPYRKQHSNIDIGMVKGCEDDEYLNAVQETLAMVAMQFQADAIIYDAGVDIHINDDLGLLNITTEGVGARDDMVFAFAERMGVPIAAVIGGGYQRDIEALVDVHLQLYKAAGVI, encoded by the coding sequence ATGATCCCACTGGTATTCCATCCTATTTATAGCCAACTCAGCTTACCTGAACGCCATCGCTTCCCCATTGATAAATACCAAGGTATTCGAAATGCGTTATCGGCTCATGGTGTCGCTGATAATGTATTTCACACACCTTCGCCGTTTGCGGTATCAGAGTTGGAGTCTCACTTTGACAAAGACTATGTTCAGCAGTTAACAAGCGGCACATTAGATAAAAAAGCCATGCGTCGTATCGGCTTTCCTTGGTCTGATCAACTCATCGAACGTACGCTTACCGCCGTGGCTGGCACCTGTTTAACTGCTGAGTTGGCTATAAAGCATGGTAAGGCGTTGAATTTGACCGGCGGCTACCATCATGCTTTCTCAGACTTTGGATCAGGGTTTTGCTTATTTAACGATTTATTTCTTGCCGCTAAAGCGATGCAAAAATGTGATGGTATAGATAATGTGTTAATTATCGACTTTGACGTCCATCAGGGTGACGGTACCGCTAAGCTTGCTCAATACGATAATAGTATTTTCACTGTGTCAGTTCATGGTGAGAAAAACTTCCCTTATCGAAAGCAGCATTCAAATATCGATATAGGTATGGTGAAGGGCTGTGAAGACGACGAATATTTAAATGCGGTACAAGAAACCCTCGCCATGGTGGCCATGCAATTTCAAGCAGATGCCATTATTTATGACGCTGGCGTAGATATTCATATTAATGACGACTTGGGTTTATTAAATATCACAACCGAAGGCGTTGGTGCTCGAGATGATATGGTTTTTGCGTTTGCTGAACGTATGGGAGTACCCATTGCGGCGGTTATTGGTGGTGGTTATCAGCGCGATATAGAAGCGTTAGTGGATGTTCATTTGCAATTGTATAAAGCTGCTGGTGTTATTTAA
- a CDS encoding phospholipase A → MSVFKPFLILAAVSLCSISALAQENAQDEQESDIEVIDIIKRDTTTESALDNRLEGDKEAIDNVFAITQHRQNYLLPMTYITNPNSNGNDELTEENVDKKEAKFQVSVKLPLYLEDTGFDGVYLGFTLTSFWQLYNSEVSKPFRETNYEPEIFWQETADYSVLGYKFNTFQVGFNHMSNGQSGLSSRSWNRIFASVVFSDQDDIYYLKTWYRIPEDDKEGPLDPTGDDNPDIENYYGRMEFGYGRKLGNFKVMALLRNNLNLGNNRGSIQVDLTYPLTDRYELLFQYFNGYGDSLIDYNRSQERVGLGFQLLFL, encoded by the coding sequence GTGTCAGTGTTTAAGCCATTTTTAATATTGGCTGCAGTCAGTCTGTGCAGCATTAGTGCTCTTGCCCAAGAAAATGCGCAAGATGAACAAGAGAGTGATATTGAAGTTATTGATATCATTAAACGAGATACCACAACTGAAAGTGCGCTCGATAACCGCTTGGAAGGTGACAAGGAAGCCATTGATAACGTTTTTGCTATCACACAGCATAGACAAAACTATTTACTTCCTATGACTTACATTACCAATCCAAATTCAAACGGTAATGACGAACTCACAGAAGAAAATGTCGATAAAAAAGAAGCCAAATTTCAGGTTAGCGTAAAGCTGCCTCTTTATTTGGAAGACACTGGGTTTGACGGCGTTTACCTTGGCTTTACCCTTACTTCGTTTTGGCAGTTATACAACAGCGAAGTGTCTAAACCTTTCAGAGAAACCAATTATGAGCCAGAAATATTTTGGCAAGAAACGGCAGACTATTCCGTTTTAGGGTATAAATTTAATACCTTTCAAGTAGGGTTCAACCATATGTCTAACGGACAGAGTGGCCTTAGCTCTAGAAGCTGGAACCGTATTTTCGCCTCTGTTGTGTTTAGTGACCAAGATGATATTTATTATTTAAAAACTTGGTATCGTATTCCTGAAGACGACAAAGAAGGCCCCCTTGACCCTACCGGTGATGATAACCCTGATATCGAAAACTATTATGGCCGTATGGAATTTGGTTACGGGCGAAAGCTTGGTAATTTCAAAGTAATGGCATTGCTTCGCAATAACCTTAACTTAGGGAATAACCGAGGTAGTATTCAAGTTGATTTAACCTATCCGCTTACCGACCGTTATGAATTACTGTTTCAGTACTTTAACGGCTATGGCGACTCACTGATTGATTATAACCGCTCTCAAGAGCGTGTGGGTTTAGGCTTCCAGCTACTTTTCCTATAA
- a CDS encoding acyltransferase family protein → MQYRSEIDGLRALAVLPVILFHAGFKFFAGGFVGVDVFFVISGYLITSILIVEIEREKFSLVNFYERRARRILPALVFVIVLCLPIAWLTMTVDSFKEFSHSIVAVSLFASNILFWRESGYFEAAAEEKPLLHTWSLAVEEQYYLIFPLLLMFAWRQGFKRERLFWLIAFIAVLSLLACEWGSRNSPSANFYLAPFRGWELLAGSLAAFIVQKHGVRSNNIAASIGLLMVLYATFYFDSFVPFPSFYTLVPVLGVVLIVLFADTKTLVGRLLSLRLFVGIGLISYSAYLWHQPIFAFTRILSVEEPSHGLMLSLSMLTMLLAYGSWKYVETPFRFKDKIDRKTIFTYSCVSLIGFIVIGASSAIFSQKLNPGNFNTLNSFQIAEASRSNTLLREESWHLVRQYDEDELWFDLDKNYENALIIGNSHSKDLYNVLEHSKYSESRFSFARYGSEISDINKNFSELSGVPNFKYADTIIIASRYDLEDVASLNQVIEKFIEAGKEIIVVNNIHEFPEYRTRSWTLADFIAYAVRDDKSYADDEVLVNHINSAYFNAYSGNKTTTRVDFTGTVSEINESLALIAKAFPNVTLLDRMDYICQPELKLCSGVNESLEKLFYDYGHHTLAGAKYFGAEVSRINWLEP, encoded by the coding sequence TTGCAATATCGCTCCGAGATTGATGGCTTAAGAGCATTAGCCGTATTACCAGTCATTCTATTTCATGCCGGGTTCAAATTCTTTGCCGGTGGCTTCGTTGGTGTCGATGTTTTCTTTGTTATAAGTGGCTATTTGATTACTTCTATTCTCATCGTAGAAATTGAGCGTGAAAAATTCAGCCTAGTTAATTTTTACGAACGTCGCGCTAGGAGAATATTGCCTGCGCTCGTATTTGTTATCGTGTTATGTCTCCCTATTGCATGGTTGACCATGACAGTAGACAGTTTTAAAGAGTTTTCCCATAGTATTGTTGCAGTAAGCCTTTTTGCATCCAACATCCTTTTTTGGCGAGAGAGCGGCTACTTTGAAGCTGCTGCTGAAGAGAAGCCTTTACTTCATACATGGAGTTTAGCGGTTGAAGAACAGTATTATCTAATATTTCCTCTACTCCTTATGTTTGCATGGCGACAAGGTTTTAAAAGAGAACGGCTTTTTTGGTTGATAGCATTTATTGCCGTTCTGAGTCTGCTGGCATGTGAGTGGGGCTCTCGAAACAGTCCAAGTGCAAATTTTTATCTCGCTCCATTTCGTGGCTGGGAACTGTTAGCTGGCTCTCTAGCCGCTTTTATAGTTCAGAAACATGGTGTGAGATCTAACAATATCGCGGCATCTATCGGCCTTCTAATGGTGCTTTATGCTACATTTTACTTCGATAGCTTCGTGCCATTTCCTAGTTTTTATACGTTAGTGCCCGTGCTTGGTGTCGTGTTAATCGTTCTATTTGCCGATACTAAAACATTAGTTGGCCGCTTGCTTAGCCTTCGACTATTCGTAGGAATAGGCTTAATCAGCTATTCAGCTTACCTTTGGCATCAGCCTATTTTCGCCTTTACCAGAATACTTTCAGTGGAAGAGCCTTCCCATGGTTTGATGCTATCTCTTAGCATGTTAACTATGTTGTTGGCCTATGGAAGTTGGAAGTATGTAGAAACCCCCTTTAGGTTTAAGGATAAGATAGATCGTAAAACGATATTTACGTATTCTTGCGTATCATTAATCGGTTTTATTGTAATAGGTGCTAGTAGTGCAATTTTTTCCCAAAAGCTAAATCCTGGCAATTTTAATACGCTAAACAGTTTTCAAATTGCAGAGGCATCGCGGAGTAATACACTATTAAGAGAAGAATCTTGGCATTTAGTCCGTCAATATGACGAAGATGAGCTGTGGTTCGATTTAGATAAAAACTATGAGAATGCATTGATTATTGGAAACTCTCATTCCAAGGATTTATATAACGTACTGGAACATTCAAAGTATAGTGAGTCGCGTTTTTCTTTTGCTCGTTATGGGAGTGAAATTAGTGACATCAATAAGAATTTTTCTGAGCTTTCGGGCGTACCAAACTTCAAATACGCTGATACTATAATTATAGCTTCTAGGTATGACCTAGAGGATGTAGCTTCTTTAAATCAAGTTATAGAAAAATTTATAGAAGCTGGGAAGGAAATTATTGTAGTGAATAATATCCACGAATTCCCTGAATACAGAACACGTAGTTGGACACTTGCAGACTTTATTGCTTATGCCGTCAGAGATGACAAGTCGTACGCCGATGATGAGGTTCTCGTAAACCATATCAATTCAGCTTATTTCAATGCCTACAGTGGTAATAAAACAACTACAAGAGTGGACTTCACTGGAACAGTGAGTGAAATTAATGAATCGCTCGCCCTTATAGCGAAAGCGTTTCCTAATGTTACGCTGCTGGATAGGATGGACTATATTTGTCAACCTGAGTTGAAACTGTGTTCTGGAGTAAATGAATCATTAGAAAAGCTATTTTACGATTATGGGCATCATACGTTAGCAGGGGCAAAATACTTTGGTGCTGAAGTTAGCCGTATAAACTGGTTGGAACCCTAG
- the guaA gene encoding glutamine-hydrolyzing GMP synthase, with protein sequence MTTNIHDQRILILDFGSQYTQLIARRVREIGVYCELWAWDVTEEQIREFNPQGIILSGGPESVTEENSPRAPEYVFEAGVPVFGICYGMQTMAAQLGGGVLGSDKREFGYAQVEIIKPTSLLSHIEDSIGENGNALLDVWMSHGDKVAAVPAGFETIAQTASCPHAAMYNEEKQFYGVQFHPEVTHTKQGMRLLSHFVMDVCKCEKLWTADAIIEDAIARIQQKVGDDRVILGLSGGVDSSVTAMLLHRAIGENLTCVFVDNGLLRLNEADQVMEMFGDHFGLNIIRVDAEERFLGRLKDIEDPELKRKAIGNEFVRVFDEEAGKLANAKWLAQGTIYPDVIESAGSATGKAHVIKSHHNVGGLPEDMALGLVEPLRELFKDEVRKIGLELGLPYDMLYRHPFPGPGLGVRVLGEVKKEYCDLLRRADAIFIEELYNADLYQKVSQAFTVFLPVRSVGVMGDARKYDWVVSLRAVETIDFMTAHWAHLPYDFLGKVSNRIINEIDGISRVVYDISGKPPATIEWE encoded by the coding sequence ATGACCACAAATATCCATGACCAACGCATTCTTATTTTAGATTTTGGATCACAGTACACGCAGCTTATTGCGCGTCGCGTACGTGAAATAGGCGTTTATTGTGAGCTTTGGGCTTGGGATGTGACCGAAGAGCAAATTCGAGAATTTAATCCACAAGGTATTATTTTGTCGGGCGGCCCTGAATCGGTGACCGAAGAAAACTCTCCACGCGCCCCTGAATACGTGTTCGAAGCTGGCGTGCCTGTTTTTGGTATTTGTTATGGCATGCAAACCATGGCGGCCCAACTGGGTGGCGGTGTTTTAGGCTCTGACAAGCGAGAATTTGGTTACGCACAGGTAGAAATTATTAAACCTACGTCTTTACTTAGCCACATTGAAGATAGCATTGGTGAAAATGGCAATGCACTGCTCGATGTATGGATGAGTCACGGTGATAAAGTTGCCGCAGTACCTGCTGGGTTCGAAACTATCGCGCAAACGGCTTCTTGTCCGCACGCTGCTATGTATAACGAAGAAAAGCAATTTTACGGTGTTCAGTTTCACCCTGAGGTTACCCACACTAAGCAAGGCATGCGTTTGCTAAGTCACTTTGTTATGGATGTGTGTAAATGCGAAAAGTTATGGACTGCCGATGCCATTATTGAAGATGCGATTGCGCGCATTCAACAAAAAGTTGGCGACGACCGCGTTATATTAGGTTTATCGGGTGGTGTCGATTCATCGGTTACTGCCATGTTGCTTCACCGTGCTATTGGTGAAAACCTCACCTGTGTGTTCGTAGATAACGGCTTGCTTCGCTTAAACGAAGCAGACCAAGTGATGGAAATGTTTGGTGACCATTTCGGTCTCAATATTATTCGTGTTGACGCTGAAGAGCGCTTCTTAGGGCGTTTAAAAGATATTGAAGATCCAGAACTTAAACGTAAAGCGATTGGTAATGAATTTGTCCGTGTATTCGATGAAGAAGCCGGGAAGCTTGCCAATGCGAAATGGTTAGCCCAAGGCACTATCTACCCAGATGTTATTGAATCTGCAGGTTCTGCTACAGGTAAGGCTCATGTGATTAAGTCTCACCACAATGTTGGTGGCTTGCCAGAAGATATGGCGCTAGGTTTAGTGGAGCCATTGCGAGAACTGTTTAAAGATGAAGTGCGTAAAATTGGTCTTGAGCTAGGTTTACCGTATGACATGCTTTATCGCCACCCATTCCCAGGGCCTGGTTTAGGTGTACGCGTTCTTGGTGAAGTGAAAAAAGAGTATTGCGATTTGCTACGACGCGCAGACGCTATTTTCATTGAAGAGTTGTACAACGCCGATTTATACCAGAAAGTAAGCCAAGCCTTTACTGTATTCTTACCTGTACGTTCTGTGGGCGTAATGGGTGATGCCCGTAAATACGATTGGGTTGTATCGCTGCGTGCGGTAGAAACAATCGACTTCATGACAGCGCATTGGGCGCATTTACCTTATGATTTCTTAGGTAAAGTATCGAATCGTATCATCAACGAAATTGATGGTATCTCCCGTGTTGTTTACGATATATCGGGTAAACCGCCAGCGACGATTGAATGGGAATAA
- a CDS encoding MBL fold metallo-hydrolase, whose protein sequence is MRLTFYGVRGSIPTPGKAYARYGGNTACVHIELADGTDIVLDSGTGIRLLGNKLRSKDTPIHLLLSHNHWDHIQGFPFFSPIFQKDRDIYIYPGQTTLPEHDQILKQMEGSTFPVPVSALQSKLHLTIIPPEQDIWEIGSATIRRIPINHPGKGSAYSIEEKGTKIAYITDNELYPPYKKETDFLTFVDFARNADVIIHDAQYMMSDMPAKTGWGHSVAEEAVKLAMASNSKQLALYSHDPDRTDEDIDMVVEHCIDYITIAESNLKIFASAEGQTLDFAD, encoded by the coding sequence ATGCGGTTAACATTTTACGGCGTGAGAGGCTCTATTCCTACTCCTGGAAAAGCCTATGCTCGCTATGGTGGTAATACCGCATGCGTTCATATTGAATTAGCCGATGGCACAGATATTGTGCTTGATTCGGGAACGGGTATCAGGCTGTTAGGAAATAAACTTCGCAGCAAAGATACCCCTATTCACTTGTTGCTCAGCCATAATCACTGGGATCACATACAAGGTTTTCCATTCTTTAGCCCTATCTTTCAAAAAGACAGAGATATCTATATTTATCCAGGGCAAACGACCTTGCCCGAACACGATCAAATTTTAAAACAAATGGAAGGCTCAACGTTTCCTGTTCCTGTCAGTGCGTTACAATCGAAGCTCCATCTAACCATTATTCCGCCTGAGCAAGATATTTGGGAAATTGGTTCTGCGACCATTCGCCGAATACCAATTAATCACCCTGGCAAGGGTAGCGCCTATAGTATTGAAGAAAAAGGCACTAAAATAGCCTACATTACTGACAACGAACTCTACCCGCCGTATAAAAAAGAAACTGACTTTCTAACATTTGTCGATTTTGCTAGAAATGCAGACGTTATTATTCACGATGCACAATATATGATGTCAGATATGCCTGCTAAAACAGGTTGGGGTCATTCAGTTGCTGAAGAAGCGGTAAAACTCGCCATGGCAAGCAATTCAAAACAATTAGCGCTGTATAGCCATGATCCAGATCGCACAGATGAGGATATTGATATGGTGGTTGAACACTGTATAGATTACATCACTATTGCAGAATCGAACCTTAAAATATTTGCATCAGCGGAAGGCCAAACATTGGACTTCGCTGATTAA